A window of the Serratia sarumanii genome harbors these coding sequences:
- a CDS encoding 2-hydroxycarboxylate transporter family protein has translation MKQINAELACDKNAASSESSGLINQLRQIDIGAVPIALFITICAIVAISAYANFLPKNMIGGLAVIMTLGFALAQLGKSIPVLRDIGGPAILCLMVPSVLVYFNVFQPNVMGTVHLLMKDANLLYFVIASLVVGSILGMNRVILIQGMIRMFVPLVVGTVTAVITGLLVGKLFGFTFYHTFFFIIVPIIGGGIGEGILPLSLAYSAILGSTPDVYVAQLAPAAVLGNIFAIVTAGVLARIGMQRKALSGDGMLIRSAQENAMFAIKEQSGNVDFQLMGGGLLVICAFFIVGGLFEHIVHIPGPVLMILFAVLCKYCRVIPASMETGAHSFYKFVSTALVWPLMIGLGMLYVPLESVVAVFSVGYVVVCGSVVLSMGLVSFLIAPYLKMFPVEAAIVTCCHSGLGGTGDVAILSASNRMGLMPFAQIATRIGGASTVIGATLLLGWLV, from the coding sequence ATGAAACAGATAAATGCAGAACTGGCCTGTGATAAAAATGCGGCATCGTCCGAATCCTCAGGATTAATTAATCAACTTCGTCAAATAGATATCGGTGCGGTGCCGATCGCGTTGTTTATCACGATTTGCGCGATCGTGGCGATTTCCGCCTACGCCAACTTCCTGCCGAAGAATATGATCGGCGGCCTGGCGGTGATAATGACGCTGGGCTTTGCGCTGGCGCAGTTGGGAAAAAGCATTCCCGTGCTGCGCGATATCGGCGGGCCGGCCATTCTGTGTTTGATGGTGCCGTCGGTGTTGGTCTATTTCAATGTCTTCCAGCCTAACGTCATGGGCACCGTTCATCTACTGATGAAAGACGCCAACCTGCTCTATTTCGTCATCGCCAGTCTGGTGGTCGGCAGCATTCTCGGCATGAACCGGGTGATCCTGATTCAGGGGATGATTCGCATGTTTGTGCCCTTGGTGGTCGGTACGGTGACGGCGGTGATCACCGGGCTGCTGGTGGGCAAGCTGTTCGGCTTTACCTTTTATCACACCTTTTTCTTCATCATCGTGCCGATCATCGGCGGCGGCATCGGCGAGGGGATTTTACCGCTGTCGCTGGCCTATTCGGCGATCCTGGGCTCGACGCCGGACGTCTACGTCGCGCAGCTGGCGCCGGCGGCGGTGCTGGGCAACATCTTCGCCATCGTGACCGCCGGGGTGCTGGCGCGCATCGGCATGCAGCGCAAGGCGCTGAGCGGCGACGGCATGCTGATCCGCTCGGCGCAGGAGAACGCGATGTTCGCCATCAAGGAGCAAAGCGGCAACGTCGATTTCCAACTGATGGGCGGCGGGTTGCTGGTGATCTGCGCCTTCTTTATCGTCGGCGGCCTGTTTGAACACATCGTGCATATTCCCGGCCCGGTGCTGATGATCCTGTTCGCGGTGCTGTGCAAATACTGCCGGGTGATCCCGGCCTCGATGGAGACCGGCGCGCACAGTTTCTACAAGTTCGTCTCCACCGCGCTGGTGTGGCCGCTGATGATCGGTCTGGGCATGCTGTACGTGCCGCTGGAAAGCGTGGTGGCGGTGTTCTCGGTCGGTTATGTGGTGGTCTGCGGTTCGGTGGTGCTGTCGATGGGGCTGGTCAGTTTCCTGATTGCGCCTTACCTGAAGATGTTCCCGGTGGAAGCGGCGATCGTCACCTGTTGCCACAGCGGCCTGGGCGGCACCGGTGACGTGGCGATCCTGTCGGCATCGAACCGCATGGGGCTGATGCCGTTCGCCCAAATCGCCACGCGCATCGGCGGCGCTTCCACGGTCATTGGCGCGACGCTGCTGCTCGGTTGGTTAGTCTAA
- a CDS encoding DUF1480 family protein has product MSKTVVKIGSFEVDDAHLHAGADRAGTLSIPCKSDPDLCMQLDGWDEHTSIPAILDGKQSLLYKQHYDRQADAWVMRLA; this is encoded by the coding sequence ATGAGCAAAACCGTCGTAAAAATTGGCAGCTTCGAGGTCGATGACGCGCATCTTCACGCCGGCGCCGACCGCGCCGGCACCCTGAGCATTCCCTGCAAGTCCGATCCGGATCTGTGCATGCAGCTGGACGGCTGGGATGAACACACCAGCATTCCGGCGATCCTCGACGGCAAACAGTCACTGCTGTACAAGCAGCACTACGATCGGCAGGCGGACGCCTGGGTGATGCGGCTGGCATGA
- the pckA gene encoding phosphoenolpyruvate carboxykinase (ATP): protein MSSRAVTPQTLARYGIHQAADIVYNPSYELLFAEETRADLPPLERGTLTQLGAVNVATGEFTGRSPKDKYIVRDDTTRDTVWWSDNGTGKNDNQPLSPEVWQHLKTLVGNQLSGKRLFVVDAFCGANADTRLKVRFITEVAWQAHFVKNMFIRPSDAELADFEPDFVVLNGAKCTNPDWQQQGLHSENFVAFNLTERMQLIGGTWYGGEMKKGLFSIMNYLLPLKGIASMHCSANVGEQGDVAVFFGLSGTGKTTLSTDPKRQLIGDDEHGWDDDGVFNFEGGCYAKTIKLSPQAEPEIYQAIRRDALLENVTVLADGSIDFDDASKTENTRVSYPIYHIENIVKPVSKAGHARKIIFLTADAFGVLPPVSRLTPEQTQYHFLSGFTAKLAGTERGITAPTPTFSACFGAAFLTLHPTQYAEVLVKRMEAAGAQAYLVNTGWNGSGKRISIKDTRGIIDAILNGDIEQAETFTLPIFGLEVPTALPGVDPSILDPRKTYADESLWQEKAQDLAQRFIDNFAKYTVTPAGEKLVNAGPKR, encoded by the coding sequence ATGTCTTCACGCGCTGTTACCCCACAAACCCTCGCTCGCTACGGCATCCATCAGGCCGCCGACATCGTCTATAACCCCAGCTATGAATTGCTGTTCGCCGAAGAGACCCGCGCCGACCTGCCGCCGCTGGAACGCGGCACCCTCACCCAACTCGGCGCGGTCAACGTCGCGACCGGTGAGTTCACCGGCCGTTCGCCGAAGGACAAATACATCGTGCGCGACGACACCACGCGCGATACCGTCTGGTGGTCGGACAACGGCACCGGCAAGAACGACAACCAGCCGCTCTCCCCGGAGGTCTGGCAGCATCTGAAAACGCTGGTGGGCAACCAGCTCTCCGGCAAGCGTTTGTTCGTGGTCGACGCGTTCTGCGGCGCCAACGCCGACACGCGTCTGAAAGTGCGCTTCATCACCGAGGTGGCCTGGCAGGCGCACTTCGTGAAAAACATGTTTATTCGCCCGAGCGACGCCGAGCTGGCGGATTTTGAGCCGGACTTCGTGGTGCTGAACGGCGCCAAATGCACCAACCCGGACTGGCAGCAGCAAGGGCTGCACTCGGAGAACTTCGTCGCCTTCAACCTGACGGAACGCATGCAGCTGATCGGCGGCACCTGGTACGGCGGCGAGATGAAGAAAGGCCTGTTCTCGATCATGAACTACCTGCTGCCGCTGAAGGGCATCGCCTCGATGCACTGCTCGGCCAACGTCGGCGAGCAAGGCGACGTGGCGGTGTTCTTCGGCCTATCCGGCACCGGCAAAACCACCCTCTCCACCGATCCGAAGCGCCAGCTGATCGGCGATGACGAGCACGGCTGGGACGACGACGGCGTGTTCAACTTCGAAGGCGGCTGCTACGCCAAGACCATCAAGCTGTCGCCGCAGGCGGAGCCGGAAATCTATCAGGCGATCCGCCGCGATGCGCTGCTGGAAAACGTCACCGTGCTGGCCGACGGCAGCATCGACTTCGACGACGCCAGCAAGACCGAGAACACCCGCGTTTCCTATCCGATTTATCACATCGAGAACATCGTCAAACCGGTGTCCAAAGCCGGCCATGCGCGCAAGATCATCTTCCTGACCGCCGACGCCTTCGGCGTACTGCCGCCGGTATCGCGCCTGACGCCGGAGCAGACCCAGTACCATTTCCTGTCCGGCTTCACCGCCAAGCTGGCCGGCACCGAGCGCGGCATCACCGCGCCGACGCCAACCTTCTCCGCCTGCTTCGGCGCCGCGTTCCTGACGCTGCACCCGACGCAGTATGCCGAAGTGCTGGTGAAACGCATGGAGGCCGCCGGCGCCCAGGCTTACCTGGTCAACACCGGCTGGAACGGCAGCGGCAAACGTATTTCGATCAAGGATACGCGCGGCATTATCGACGCCATTCTGAATGGCGACATTGAGCAGGCCGAGACCTTCACGCTGCCGATCTTCGGGCTGGAGGTGCCGACCGCGCTGCCGGGCGTCGATCCGTCGATCCTCGATCCGCGCAAAACCTACGCCGACGAGTCGCTGTGGCAGGAGAAAGCGCAGGATTTGGCGCAGCGCTTTATCGATAACTTCGCCAAATATACCGTCACCCCGGCGGGTGAAAAATTGGTGAACGCCGGGCCTAAACGGTAA
- a CDS encoding spore coat protein U domain-containing protein, with product MFRGLKAFLLLTLSLLFCQRAFADCATTNGTVTLPGSSSFVVYNGQINAQGTAGLNCTGLGLSLLSQNTVTVKVASTTNGMAVANTDGSGDKIAYLIYPDANYQYPYSIGQTIDYSSLNLLSLILISSNVNFPLYIKTTAGANVRSGTYTDTINLIWNYHICGLGVLGLCIWWDGVNKASTVSVSVAITKDCLIGTAPNVNFGSMALVGQFNPVNQSITLTCTKTEGYNTYFTNGNNPVSGWRRMKSGTSNFMQYQIYLPNTTTVWDSTNKQSGAGTGLAQSIPYKAAVNAAQTEVAVGSYQDNLSFVVEY from the coding sequence ATGTTTCGGGGATTGAAAGCCTTCTTATTGTTAACCCTCTCGCTGCTGTTCTGTCAGCGCGCATTCGCCGACTGCGCCACCACCAACGGCACCGTCACCTTACCGGGAAGCAGCTCTTTCGTGGTCTACAACGGGCAGATCAACGCCCAGGGCACCGCCGGCCTCAACTGCACCGGCCTCGGGCTATCGCTGCTGTCGCAGAACACCGTCACGGTCAAGGTTGCGTCAACCACCAACGGCATGGCGGTCGCCAACACCGACGGTTCCGGCGATAAAATCGCCTACCTGATCTATCCCGACGCCAACTATCAATATCCCTACAGCATCGGGCAGACCATTGACTACAGTTCACTGAATCTGTTGTCGCTGATCCTGATCTCCTCCAACGTCAACTTTCCGCTGTATATCAAAACCACCGCCGGCGCCAACGTGCGTTCGGGCACCTATACCGACACCATCAACCTGATCTGGAACTACCATATCTGCGGCCTCGGCGTGCTCGGCCTGTGCATCTGGTGGGACGGCGTCAACAAGGCCAGCACGGTCAGCGTCAGCGTCGCCATCACCAAAGACTGCCTGATCGGCACCGCGCCCAACGTCAACTTCGGCAGCATGGCGTTGGTCGGGCAGTTCAATCCTGTCAATCAGAGCATCACCCTGACCTGCACCAAAACCGAGGGATACAACACCTATTTCACCAACGGCAATAACCCGGTCTCCGGTTGGCGGCGTATGAAAAGCGGCACCAGCAATTTCATGCAGTATCAGATTTACTTGCCCAATACGACGACCGTTTGGGATAGCACCAACAAACAGAGCGGCGCCGGCACCGGGCTGGCGCAAAGCATCCCGTATAAGGCGGCGGTCAATGCGGCGCAGACGGAAGTGGCGGTCGGCAGCTATCAAGACAATCTCAGTTTTGTGGTGGAATACTAG
- the yniD gene encoding small membrane protein YniD, translating to MGAKLSRMVVVLLLICLALLLLRWAAIAFG from the coding sequence ATGGGCGCCAAGCTCAGTAGAATGGTGGTGGTGCTGCTGCTGATCTGCCTGGCGTTGCTGCTGTTGCGTTGGGCGGCGATAGCCTTCGGTTAA
- a CDS encoding ASCH domain-containing protein: MATAIPQKYEHLERWAFGDTEQQADEVVQLILNGTKTATCSNLDGEGIPQAGDRFLVVDGKGEPVCAVELTAVEMKTYDQVDEAHAFAEGEGDRSLAHWRKELQRFFEEYDLFSPDMTLVLMNFKVVDKF; encoded by the coding sequence ATGGCGACGGCAATTCCACAGAAATACGAGCATCTTGAGCGCTGGGCGTTCGGCGATACCGAGCAGCAGGCCGATGAAGTGGTGCAATTGATCCTCAATGGCACCAAAACGGCCACCTGTTCCAACCTCGATGGCGAGGGGATCCCGCAGGCCGGCGATCGGTTCCTGGTGGTGGACGGCAAGGGTGAGCCGGTCTGCGCGGTCGAGCTGACCGCGGTGGAAATGAAAACTTACGATCAGGTCGATGAAGCGCACGCCTTTGCCGAAGGCGAGGGCGATCGCTCGCTGGCGCACTGGCGCAAAGAGCTGCAGCGCTTCTTCGAAGAGTACGATCTGTTCTCGCCGGACATGACGCTGGTGCTGATGAATTTCAAAGTCGTCGACAAATTCTAA
- a CDS encoding MFS transporter, protein MNQQTLDARRSRQALLAGSVGNFIEWYEFGVYGFLATVIAANFFTLQGENEITSLILTYAAFALAFFCRPIGAVIFGRIGDRIGRRPTLIAVLLLMTLATALIGVMPTYASIGVAAPLLLTLLRMFQGLFAGGEFGGAVSLMTEFAPKGKRGLFGAWQSLTVALGLLAGAGLVALLAALLSVQQLHDWGWRIPFLLALPMGAVALWLRLKLEETPTFTQAQQHAEHAAAPPEAKLGGVVKTILIGIGRMMGWSAAGYTFLVVMPSYLQTSLHATFQQALVATVLANVGFALTILPAGIISDKLGRKTVMLTAVAAVILFTFPLLHLLQDAQSSLWAKGLAVMIAGAVVGLLAGPGPAMLAEMFPTRVRYTGLGLAYSLSNAVFSGSAGLIITGLIKQTGNIDIPAYYVVATSVVSLFALMTLRRDDHLRSLNER, encoded by the coding sequence ATGAATCAACAGACTCTCGACGCGCGCCGCTCGCGTCAGGCGTTGCTGGCCGGCTCGGTCGGCAACTTTATCGAATGGTATGAGTTCGGGGTGTACGGGTTCCTGGCCACCGTTATCGCCGCCAATTTTTTCACGCTGCAGGGTGAAAACGAAATCACCAGCCTGATCCTCACCTACGCCGCCTTCGCGCTGGCGTTTTTCTGTCGGCCGATCGGCGCGGTGATCTTCGGCCGCATCGGCGATCGCATCGGCCGTCGCCCGACGCTGATTGCGGTTCTGCTGTTGATGACGCTGGCCACCGCGCTGATCGGCGTCATGCCAACCTATGCCTCGATCGGCGTCGCCGCCCCGCTGCTGCTGACGCTGCTGCGCATGTTTCAGGGGCTGTTCGCCGGCGGCGAATTCGGCGGCGCCGTGTCGCTGATGACCGAGTTCGCCCCGAAGGGCAAGCGTGGGCTGTTCGGCGCCTGGCAGTCGCTGACCGTCGCGCTCGGCCTGCTGGCCGGCGCTGGGCTGGTGGCGCTGCTGGCCGCGCTGCTCAGCGTGCAGCAGCTGCATGACTGGGGCTGGCGTATTCCCTTCCTGCTGGCGCTGCCGATGGGCGCCGTGGCGCTGTGGCTGCGGCTCAAGCTCGAAGAGACGCCCACGTTCACCCAGGCGCAGCAACATGCGGAACACGCCGCCGCGCCGCCGGAAGCGAAACTGGGCGGCGTGGTGAAAACCATTCTGATCGGCATCGGCCGCATGATGGGCTGGTCGGCCGCCGGCTATACCTTCCTGGTGGTGATGCCTTCCTATTTGCAAACTTCATTGCACGCCACCTTCCAGCAGGCGCTGGTGGCGACGGTGCTGGCCAACGTCGGCTTCGCCCTGACCATTCTGCCGGCGGGCATCATCAGCGACAAACTGGGGCGTAAAACGGTGATGCTGACGGCGGTGGCGGCGGTGATCCTGTTCACCTTCCCGCTGCTGCACCTGTTGCAGGATGCGCAGAGTTCACTGTGGGCCAAAGGGCTGGCGGTCATGATCGCCGGTGCCGTGGTCGGCCTGCTGGCCGGCCCCGGCCCGGCGATGCTGGCGGAGATGTTCCCGACCCGGGTGCGCTATACCGGCTTGGGGCTGGCTTACTCGCTGTCCAATGCGGTGTTTTCCGGTTCGGCCGGGCTGATTATCACCGGCCTGATCAAACAGACCGGTAATATCGACATTCCCGCTTACTACGTGGTCGCCACCTCGGTGGTCAGCCTGTTTGCGCTGATGACGCTGCGCCGCGACGACCATCTGCGCTCGCTGAACGAACGTTAA
- a CDS encoding MFS transporter — protein sequence MNRETKKYYVLLSGLLFFFFFTWSASFSLISLWLNQKIGLKGAETGLIFSAISLVALCAQPLYGFIQDKLGLRKHLLQFLGVMLLLTGPFFIYVYAPLLASSLPLGALVGGVFIGATFFAGIGALESYTERVSRISGFEFGRARMWGSLGWASATFLAGFIFNIDPNINFWLASAAAVIFLLLLSQVRELKPNAMAGLAFGKPENLRLQDALALLRMPGFWALVVFVLGISVYNVFDQQFSVYFASQFASREQGNEMYGFLNSLQVFLEAGGMFLAPLLVNRIGAKQGLLLAGGVMALRMFGSGLVSGALMISAMKLLHAVELPILLIAIFKYIASRFDSRLSSTLYLVGFQFITQVMASFLSPLAGYGYDRIGFADTYLLMGCAVAATTLVSCFLLRGERSASATPFQSAIKSSESIQ from the coding sequence ATGAACCGCGAAACTAAAAAATATTACGTGCTGCTCAGCGGCCTGCTGTTCTTCTTTTTCTTCACCTGGTCTGCCAGCTTTTCGCTGATCTCGCTGTGGCTGAATCAGAAGATCGGCCTGAAAGGCGCCGAGACCGGCCTGATCTTCTCCGCCATCTCGTTGGTGGCGCTGTGCGCACAGCCGCTGTACGGGTTTATTCAGGACAAACTTGGGCTGCGCAAGCACCTGCTGCAGTTTCTCGGCGTGATGCTGCTGCTGACCGGCCCGTTCTTTATCTACGTTTACGCCCCGCTGCTGGCGAGCAGCCTGCCGCTCGGTGCGCTGGTCGGCGGGGTATTTATCGGCGCCACCTTCTTCGCCGGCATCGGCGCGCTGGAATCTTATACCGAGCGAGTCAGCCGCATCAGCGGTTTCGAATTCGGCCGCGCCCGCATGTGGGGATCGCTCGGCTGGGCCAGCGCCACCTTTTTGGCCGGTTTTATCTTCAATATCGATCCGAACATCAATTTCTGGCTGGCCTCTGCCGCCGCCGTGATATTCCTGTTGCTGCTCAGCCAGGTGCGCGAGCTGAAGCCGAACGCCATGGCCGGCCTGGCGTTCGGCAAACCGGAAAATCTGCGGCTGCAGGATGCGCTGGCGCTGCTGCGTATGCCGGGCTTCTGGGCGCTGGTGGTGTTTGTGCTCGGTATCAGCGTGTACAACGTTTTCGATCAGCAATTTTCGGTCTACTTCGCCTCGCAGTTCGCTTCTCGCGAACAGGGCAACGAAATGTACGGCTTCCTCAACTCGCTGCAGGTCTTCCTCGAGGCCGGCGGCATGTTCCTGGCGCCGCTGCTGGTGAACCGCATCGGCGCCAAACAGGGGCTACTGCTGGCCGGTGGCGTGATGGCGCTGCGCATGTTCGGCTCAGGCTTGGTCAGCGGCGCATTGATGATCTCCGCCATGAAACTGCTGCACGCCGTAGAGTTGCCGATCCTGCTGATCGCTATCTTCAAATACATCGCCAGCCGCTTCGACAGTCGCCTCTCCTCAACGCTTTACCTGGTGGGCTTTCAGTTCATCACCCAGGTGATGGCCAGCTTCCTGTCGCCGCTGGCGGGCTACGGTTATGACCGCATCGGCTTTGCCGACACCTATCTGCTGATGGGGTGCGCGGTCGCCGCCACGACGCTTGTCTCCTGTTTCCTGCTGCGCGGCGAACGTTCCGCCAGCGCAACCCCCTTTCAATCCGCCATTAAATCAAGCGAGTCTATCCAATGA